The window GGCCACGAGCGGGGCGACGAATGAATCCTTCCCGAGGGACAGCAGGGTGAAGAACGCGGCCGTCAAGAAGAACGGCGTCATGCGCCGTTCCGGCGCCCAGAGCAGCCCGAACACCACTAACCCAAAACCGAGCACACCGAAGTAGGCGTTGGCATCGAGGTCCCACGATACACCCGTAATGAGCTCCGCGAACTTCGAGAGCCCGATCCCCTCGGCGTAGGTGAGGAAACTCTCGGGGCTTACGACGGCGCCGTTCGTCCGTCCGGCGTCGTAGTTGATGTGGTTGACTCCGTATGCGAGCAGCACCAGATACACCGCGGCGGTGAGGGCGCACGCGGCCAGCACAGCCACCTCGCGCGCCCCCGCGCGGCGCAAGGCCAATCGGATGTCGAAGCCGTGCGTCCACCACGCTCCCGCGACAAGCAGAGCGTACGTAAGCGCGTGCACCACCGGGAAGTACGGAAGGTTGCCGAATTCGGAGACGAGAAGCGCGAGTCCACCGGCGAGTACGCGCCAGAGCTGGTTGCGGGCAAAGCCGGTAAGGACGAGGTAGGCGCTGAGCGGAACAAAGTAGTAGAGATGGAAATTGAACCACGGTTGCGCAAACCAGAGGATGGACCCGGTCATCGTGATGCAGACGAAGACGAGCGTCAACCGGCGCTTAAACAGCGTGCGCGCGAGCAAATATGTCCCGGTGAGCAGGACGACTTCGTCCAGAAACATGCCGAGGTAGAAGTACTGCAACAAGTCGCCCCGGCCCAGCAGTCGGGCCACCGCGAGCATGGTGGCAAGCGACGGCCCGATCGTGAAGGCAAAGTACCAGTTGATGTCGACACCGTAATTGATGTAGGGATACCACAGCGGGACCGCATGATGCGTGAGCGCTTCGTTGAAGATGAAATGGGCGATGTTGGTGACCTGGAACCCGTCGTGAATGGGAATCCAATTTCGCGACAGGATCACCGTATAAAACAGTACCGACGGAAGCAGCGCGAGGAAGAACGGCGACCACAGGATCCGCCGCGGTACTAAGCGCAATGGCGCGTCAGCCTCCTTCCCTTCGACTCAATCTCAAATCCGCCATCCCATCCACCAAGGCTGGGGCCCACCCGAGGTTCGGCCCCGCCGTTTCTGCTCCTGCGCTGGTCTCGTGCATCGGCGGGTACCGCCGGAAGCGACGATCCTACCCCGAGACTACCCGAGGCGGGTAGTGGTGGGCGGTCGATTATCCATGTATCGTAACGCATTGCCGGCACGGGGTCGACGCAGCCGGCCGATAGGTTCGCCGGGCCGGCGCCATTCTGGACGTGGTCGCGACGTGGGAAAGATGTTAGTCTGGCGGCGGGGCTTGCTTGCACAAACGGTCGCGCAGGGCTGGAGCAGGGGCTGAGGCGGGAGTGACGTCTAGGTGATTGTCACGCGGACCCCTTTTCGGGTCTCGTTCTTCGGTGGGGGGACCGACTACCCCGCGTGGTACCGCGAGCACGGCGGCGCGGTGCTTGCGACGACAATCGACAAGTACAGTTATCTTACATGCCGGTACCTGCCGCCATTTTTCGAGCATCGCATCCGCATCATGTACTCGAAGATCGAAATGTGCCAGCATCTGGACGAGATCCAGCATCCGGCCGTGCGCGAGGTGCTGCGCCACGTCGGGATTGAGCGCGGGGTCGAGATCCACCACGATGGCGATCTGCCGGCACGCAGCGGCATGGGCTCGAGTTCGGCCTTTACGGTCGGTCTGCTCCATGCGCTCTACGCGCTGAAGGGGCAGATGCCGAGCAAGCAACAACTGGCGCTGGAAAGCGTGTTCATCGAGCAGGAGCGCCTCAAGGAGGCGGTCGGGTCTCAGGATCAGGTCTTGGCCGCCTATGGTGGGCTCAACCATATTGTTTTCTCACGAGACGGAAAGATCTCGGTGAACCCGGTGACGCTCCACGCCGACCTCATCGACGAGCTGAACAGCCACCTCATGCTGTTCTATACAGGCATCAGCCGTACGGCGTCGGACATCGCCGAAAGCTATATTCAACGCACGAGCACCAACGGCCATCACATGCAGGCGATCGGGGAGATGGTCGAGGAAGGGCTCGCGATTCTCAACGAGGGGAAAGATCTCGCCCGCTTTGGACGGCTGCTGCACGATGCGTGGGAAGCCAAGCGCAGTCTCGGCGCGCGGGTCTCGAACCGCGAGATCGATGGTCTCTACGATCAGGCCAGGGCGGCCGGAGCCATCGGCGGCAAGTTGACCGGCGCCGGCGGCGGCGGCTTCATGCTGCTCTTCGTTGAGCCCCACAACCGCCAGCGGGTGCGCGAGCAGCTCAGCGGCCTGCTGCACGTGCCGTTCGGGTTCTCCTTCGGCGGCAGCCAGGTCGTCTTCTTCGATCCAGAGCAGGACTATTCGGCGGAAGAGCGAGACCGAGCCGCCCGCGTCCTCCGGCCGTTTCGCGAGTCCACGGCCGTAGACCGTCCACCCGGTGGCACCCAATAATGGTCGTCGGCGCGGGGCACCGGGCGGCATGACGCCACCGTTGCACCGCGTCCTGATCACCGGGGTGGCCGGGTCGGGCGGCAGCTATCTCGCCGAGTACATCCTGGAGCACCATCCCGAGGTCGAGGTCCACGGCATCGCGCGCTGGCACAGCGCCGCCCGGGACCGGGACCTCTTCGGCGGCCGGGTTACGG of the bacterium genome contains:
- a CDS encoding kinase, whose amino-acid sequence is MIVTRTPFRVSFFGGGTDYPAWYREHGGAVLATTIDKYSYLTCRYLPPFFEHRIRIMYSKIEMCQHLDEIQHPAVREVLRHVGIERGVEIHHDGDLPARSGMGSSSAFTVGLLHALYALKGQMPSKQQLALESVFIEQERLKEAVGSQDQVLAAYGGLNHIVFSRDGKISVNPVTLHADLIDELNSHLMLFYTGISRTASDIAESYIQRTSTNGHHMQAIGEMVEEGLAILNEGKDLARFGRLLHDAWEAKRSLGARVSNREIDGLYDQARAAGAIGGKLTGAGGGGFMLLFVEPHNRQRVREQLSGLLHVPFGFSFGGSQVVFFDPEQDYSAEERDRAARVLRPFRESTAVDRPPGGTQ